The sequence tttggggccATGGGGGAGGGGCGATATTGGGTGGGGGAGGTGAATGGGAGAATGGACAGGGCTTAACCCTCAGTGCAGTTGCGGCGTTGAATATTGCGCTTGCGAAGCTGTGTCAGTCTCCCTGACCTTGCCCTCTGTTTTTCAGTGACTCAGGGAACGTGGGCTGCTGATCCTGGTAAGTGCCGGCCTgacttcctgtgtgtgtgtgtgtgtgtgtgtgtgtgtgttccccgaGGATTATACAGGGTGTGtattacgtgtgtgtgtgtgtgtgtgtgtgtgttccccgaGGATTATACAGGGTGTGTattacgtgtatgtgtgtgtgtgtgtgtgtgtgttccccgaGGATTATACAGGGTGTGtattacgtgtgtgtgtgtgtgtgtgtgtgtgtgtgttccccgaGGATTATACAGGGTGTGtattacgtgtgtgtgtgtgtgtgtgtgtgtgtgtgttccccgaGGATTATACAGGGTGTGtattacgtgtgtgtgtgtgtgtgtgtgtgcgagcgagAGCTCTCGGTGTGTTGCTCTGATCTGCAATCTATTCTGGGGCCAGCGACGTACCCTGCTAATTAAATCCCCAGAGAAATGTCCAAGAGAATCGTCGAAATTCACAGCACGCAACGAGGGGATTTCGCCCCGTCGTGTCCGTGTTGCGTCGGCCAAACACGAGCTCTCCAGCCCCCCCCGCCAGactcccccaccccctgctcccagcagctacccacacactagtggggcccaagtttccacaggattcgcggctgatttttaggagcaactggtggagaaaggACCCTCttggaaatcgcaattctccacatttttcttttcTGCAGTCCGAGTCAGGTCgagcagttctactttggaacagaatttttttcttcaaaagggggcgtgtccggccactgacgcctgatttcaaagtttccacagtgaaaacgtactccaaactaacttagaatggagcaagtgaagatttttgtagagctgaaagaacctgttctacacattaaaaaatcaggcgcaggttacaaattaggcgtccagaacgaggtggaggggggggggaagggaagtcattaaattctacaatcaatccttatttatacttctacaaatattatacaaataaatccaacctgaataaacatttataagcaaagaaaaccatcttccgacctgtgtgaaagtgcttgaggcacggagaatgctgcagtcagcctgagacgcccgttcttcccacggggcagGGTCGGGgtaggggggaggagacagtgagaaggctgcaagtgctgatggcaatgtgcttttattttaaaaaaaatgttcaaaaattaaacagctacaaaaatggccgagtgccaatgctttttttcacactgagcatgcgcgaacgctccagcgcgcatgcgcagcgttgccggcaggaaaaaaactaatttaaatagtacccgccccctcccacttacaaaatcggcgcgagtgtcggctccgccccccctgggcgccgcgccaaacagacaaggagctgcagggcgctcgagaatagcgcgtttttttttaggcgccgttttaggcgcggaggggcgcccgttttttatcgtgtggaaacttgggcccacacacactgactctcactgggggacagtcccacacacactgactctcactggggtacagtcccacacacactgactctcactggggtacgggtcccacacacactgactctcactggggtacagtcccacacacactgactctcactggggtatgggtcccacacacactgattctcactggggtacagtcccacacacactgactctcactggggtacgggtcccacacacactgactctcactggggtacagcccccacacactgactctcactggggtacaggtcccacacacactgactctcactggggtacgggtcccacatacactgactctcactggggtacgggtcccacacacactgactctcactggggtacagtcccacacacactgactctcactggggtacagtcccacacacactgactctcactggggtatgggtcccacacacactgactgtcactggggtacgggtcccacacacactgactcacactggggtacagtcccacacacactgactctcactggggtacagtcccacacacactgactctcactggggtacagtcccacacacactgactctcactcgggtacgggtcccacacacactgactctcactggggtacagtcccacacacactgactctcactggggtacgggtcccacacacgctgactctcactggggtacagtcccacacacactgactctcactggggtacagtcccacacacactgactctcactggggtacgggtcccacacacactgactctcactggggtacgggtcccacacacactgacactcactggggtacgggtcccacacacactgactgtcactggggtacgggtcccacacacactgactcacactggggtacagtcccacacacactgactctcactggggtacagtcccacacacactgactctcactggggtacagtcccacacacactgactctcactcgggtacgggtcccacacacactgactctcactggggtacagtcccacacacactgactctcactggggtacgggtcccacacacgctgactctcactggggtacagtcccacacacactgactctcactggggtacgggtcccacacacactgactctcactggggtacgggtcccacacacactgactctcactggggtatgggtcccacacacactgactctcactggggtacgggtcccacacacactgactctcactggggtacagtcccacacacactgactctcactggggtacgggtcccacacacactgactctcactggggtacagtcccacacacactgactctcactggggtacaggtcccacacacactgactctcactggggtacaggtcccacacacggaCTCGCACACGTGGAGTTTTGAGACTGCGAAGATTTTGCTCACCTTGAactgttctttgttttgcagcggaCGCCGAACATGACAAACGTTTCAATTATGGTGAGTCCTGCTGAACCCTCTCGTCCTCTCAATGATTCACCCAGTCTTTCTGCATACTGTTCCGTCTTCATCACCACGGGAACCCCGCTTTACAGCCCGTCCGACAAGCGGTGAATCTGTGTCCAGGAGGGGGACAGAGGGTCTGTTATACCTGACTTACATTTAAGCATCGTTCCAACGTGCTCCACAGGGGCAAAAATCAGACCACATTTTGCCCCGAGCCACATAACgaggtattagggcagatgagcaaaggcacccagtcccactcccccatcgccccctgtgctcgctgctccacattggctcccggtccggcaaagccTTGATTGTCAAATTCTCCATCCTCGAGTTCAAATCCTTCCTCGCTCCccatctcctccagtccctacacccctccctatctctgtaaccccctccagcccctacacccctccctatctctgtaacctcctccagtccctacacccctccctatctctgtaacctcctccagtccctacacccctccctatctctgtaaccccctccagtccctacacccctccctatctctgtaacctcctccagtccctacacccctccctatctctgtaaccccctccagcccctacacccctccctatctctgtaacctcctccagcccctacacccctccctatctctgtaacctcctccagcccccacacccctccctatctctgtaacctcctccagcccctacaccacccctccctatctctgtaaccccctccagcccctacaacccctccctatctctgtaacctcctccagcccctacacccctccctatctctgtaaccccctccaggccctacactccctatctatgtaatctcctccagtccctacatccgtccctatctctgtaacctcctccagcccttacacccctccctatctctgtaccctcctccagcccctacacccctccctatctctgtatccacctccagcccctacacccctcccgatctctgtaacctcctccagcccctacacccctccctatctctgtaacctcctccagcccctacacccctgcctatctctgtaacctcctccagcccctacacccctccctatctctgtaacctcctccagtccctacacccctccctatctctgtaacctcctccagcccctacacccctccctatctctgtaacctcctccagcccctactcccctccctatctctgtaaccccctccagcccctgcacccctccctatctctgtcaccccctccagcccctacacccctccctatctctgtcacctcctacaCCCCTTTGGGTTAAACTGCATTTGCCCctgctctgcccacccgaccagtccatcgatattttcctgcagtccgcagctttctgtaCCAACCTCTCTCGGTGCGATCTCTCCGCAGATTATTACCACCTGCGTGTCGTGGGACTGATTGTGGCTGCGGTCCTGTGTGTGATCGGGGTTATCATCCTGCTGGGTGAGTATCTGAGATGCCTCCGTGCAGTTGCAGCTCATGTCAAACATAGAAAGAGAGAAatttacggcgcagaaggaggccatctcggcccatcgtgtccgccccggccgacacagagacacacggccctcggtcagcagccctgaaggttacatataaacccatgaacaatgacggaaaggccaagggcacccagcccaaccagtccgcctcacacaactgtaacactccttatactgaatcattctacactccaccccaaccggagtaatgtgttctcctgggagaggcaaaaaccagataaaaaccccggcccatttagggagagaaaaatctgggaaaattcctctccgaccggttggacaggttagatgcaggaagaatgttcccgatgttggggaagtccagaaccaggggtcacagtctaaggataaggggtaagccatttaggaccgagatgaggagaaacttcttcacccagagagtggtgaacctgtggaattctctaccacagaaagttgttgagaccagttcgttggatatattcaaaagggagttagatgtggcccttacggctaaagggatcaaggggtatggagagaaagcaggaatggggtactgagggaatgatcagccatgatcatattgaatggtggtgcaggcttgaagggccaaatggcctactcctgcacctattttctatgtttctatgtcacaggtgggacagatagacgttgagggaaaggggagggtgggacagatagacgttgagggaaggggagggtgggacagacagacgttgagggaaggggagggtgggacagacagacgttgagggaaggggagggtgggacagacagacgttgagggaaggggagggtgggacagatagacgttgagggaagaggagggtgggacagatagacgttgagggaaggggagggtgggactggtttgccgcacgctccttccgctgcctgcgcttggtttctgcacgctctcggcgacgagactcgaggtgctcagcgccctcccggatgcactccctccacttagggcggactggtctttgggcccagggactcccaggtgtcggtggggatgttgcactttatcagggagggctttgagggtggtcccttgtaacgtttcctctgcccacctttggctcgtttgcccgtgaaggagttccgagtagagcgctcgctttggggagtctcgtgtctgggggccatgcggacaatgtggccctgcccagcggagctggtcgagtgtggtcagtgcttcgatgctggggatgttggcctggtcgaggacgctaacgttggtgcgtctgtcctcccggggggatttgcaggatctt is a genomic window of Pristiophorus japonicus isolate sPriJap1 unplaced genomic scaffold, sPriJap1.hap1 HAP1_SCAFFOLD_350, whole genome shotgun sequence containing:
- the LOC139250200 gene encoding FXYD domain-containing ion transport regulator 3-like; amino-acid sequence: MIATATGIMVLFAVTQGTWAADPADAEHDKRFNYDYYHLRVVGLIVAAVLCVIGVIILLGEYLRCLRAVAAHVKHRKREIYGAEGGHLGPSCPPRPTQRHTALGQQP